A stretch of the Bradyrhizobium sp. CCBAU 53351 genome encodes the following:
- a CDS encoding GGDEF domain-containing protein has translation MDSSFDDPDYDYAASIAGRAMRSMAEQRIAPTPANFAVWYQYFAGSHDDLRNAIDLLIDHNRPFDARTNQDLFETYVAPQVSAIVVDTSERLQALMGAAKEFLATAIADNHSQMQAISQVADESKAGVDPKALVAQLMNELARAATRATRLEAGFAEKTRELDVIRDSLSRSEQRARTDTLTGLANRRALDEFLRKAQGTADWGEPLSVLMLDIDHFKTFNDNFGHGVGDQVLRLMAKVLREKVRTQDLPARYGGEELIAVLPDADLATCAEIAERIRRALAECTITRRSTGETLPNISVSIGVAQYRPGEAITDLIERCDRALYLAKGSGRNRVVTEIELDRAGAPG, from the coding sequence ATGGATTCCAGCTTCGACGATCCCGATTATGATTATGCCGCCTCCATCGCCGGACGGGCGATGCGCAGCATGGCCGAACAGCGGATTGCGCCGACGCCGGCTAATTTCGCGGTCTGGTACCAATATTTCGCGGGCAGCCACGACGATCTGCGCAACGCGATCGATCTCTTGATCGACCACAATCGTCCGTTCGACGCCCGTACCAATCAGGATCTGTTCGAGACCTATGTCGCGCCCCAGGTCAGCGCCATCGTGGTCGACACGTCCGAGCGGCTGCAGGCCCTGATGGGAGCGGCCAAGGAATTTCTGGCGACCGCGATCGCTGACAACCATTCGCAGATGCAGGCCATCAGCCAGGTGGCCGACGAGAGCAAGGCTGGCGTCGATCCGAAGGCGCTGGTCGCCCAGCTCATGAACGAGCTGGCCCGGGCCGCCACACGCGCGACGCGGCTGGAAGCGGGCTTTGCGGAAAAAACCCGCGAGCTCGATGTCATCAGGGATTCGCTCTCGCGGTCCGAGCAGCGCGCCCGGACTGACACCCTGACGGGCCTTGCAAACCGGCGGGCGCTCGACGAATTCCTGCGCAAGGCGCAGGGGACTGCGGATTGGGGCGAGCCGCTCAGCGTGCTGATGCTCGACATCGACCACTTCAAGACCTTCAACGACAATTTCGGCCACGGCGTCGGCGACCAGGTGCTGCGCCTGATGGCGAAGGTGCTGCGGGAAAAGGTCCGGACGCAGGATCTGCCGGCCCGCTATGGCGGGGAGGAGCTGATCGCGGTGCTGCCGGACGCCGATCTCGCCACTTGCGCCGAGATTGCCGAACGCATCAGGCGTGCGCTCGCCGAATGCACGATCACGCGCCGCTCGACCGGCGAGACCCTGCCCAATATCAGCGTGTCGATCGGCGTGGCACAGTACCGGCCCGGCGAAGCGATCACCGATCTCATCGAGCGCTGCGATCGCGCGCTCTATCTCGCCAAGGGCAGCGGCCGCAATCGCGTGGTGACGGAGATCGAGCTCGATCGCGCGGGAGCTCCAGGATAG
- a CDS encoding HAD hydrolase-like protein, with the protein MTYIGGMQAYFFDLDGTLTDSRAGLYPAFRRGLEVIGVHGVPDARLKTFLGTPLPQVFRAMRPDVSQAEIDHGMTAFRALFERTGIVANELYPGVIDLLRSIQMRGSAIWVVTSKPQNQAIEVVSYLKLDRYVAGVIGAGLAETDTKTDLVGRALAAAQADSSKAVMVGDRSYDIIGAIDNGVLPIGALWGYGSEDELKAAGCRHFAKSPDDFRVAYVETRAGFVDTGLTAAAGRY; encoded by the coding sequence ATGACCTATATTGGGGGCATGCAGGCCTATTTCTTCGACCTCGACGGAACCCTGACCGATTCTAGGGCAGGCCTCTATCCTGCGTTTCGCCGCGGCCTGGAGGTGATCGGTGTCCACGGGGTGCCGGACGCCCGGCTCAAGACCTTCCTGGGAACGCCGCTGCCTCAGGTGTTTCGCGCGATGCGCCCCGACGTCAGCCAAGCTGAAATCGACCACGGAATGACGGCCTTCCGTGCGCTTTTCGAGCGGACCGGCATCGTTGCCAATGAATTGTATCCGGGCGTAATTGATCTGCTTCGCAGCATCCAGATGCGCGGTTCGGCGATCTGGGTGGTGACCTCCAAACCGCAGAACCAGGCGATCGAGGTGGTGAGCTATCTCAAGCTCGATCGCTATGTGGCTGGCGTGATCGGTGCCGGACTGGCCGAAACCGATACCAAGACCGATCTCGTCGGCCGGGCCCTTGCGGCCGCGCAGGCGGACAGCAGCAAGGCTGTGATGGTGGGTGACCGCTCCTACGATATCATCGGGGCAATCGACAACGGCGTGCTGCCGATTGGTGCCCTGTGGGGATATGGGTCCGAGGACGAACTGAAGGCGGCTGGATGCCGGCACTTTGCCAAGTCGCCGGACGATTTTCGCGTCGCGTATGTCGAGACAAGGGCAGGCTTTGTCGATACCGGCCTGACCGCCGCCGCCGGGCGATATTAG
- a CDS encoding diguanylate cyclase domain-containing protein codes for MASISLNRKRAKLKQVLGIRARLALLAVILVAPLMLERIRSLEDTRARQIAQATIEFTTVARHSADAQREVISSVETILKSEAFIRASAGGVSKSCDVLRASLPSNLPWIRTLLIAGQDGRIQCATNNMYVGLDLSDRPYFQQAQETGRFVLSDFILSRPVQTPTVMAVYPVSAFSGVADAVVLATVNLDWMSKVMSNLGGRAGITAVLVDSAGTVLAAPADQHSAVGRPLDNMPLMSAIADRALRSDQDEGALSFLAADGSRRAVSYIRIAGTNARLIASIDEDKVSAAVSRDIRTAYLQLAFVVVFVLLGALIAAEKLVIKPIEMLVDMAKRLGEGDLSARAARNRLPAEFVPLARAFNAMAAQLSQRERELIASNDRLTVMASIDMLSGLANRRGFQSRLDFEWMRAQQYGSDLALLMIDVDHFKLFNDTYGHLEGDSCLTRLGESLSGIAADTMGFAARYGGEEFCLLLPNTDVNSAVKIGEQVRAAVLKLCLPHITSAHMIVTVSIGVAATKPNEALRPGDLIEAADAALYAAKHRGRNNVVEHGIQAIESGAADMMMAG; via the coding sequence ATGGCAAGCATCAGTCTCAACCGCAAGCGAGCGAAACTCAAGCAGGTTCTCGGGATCCGAGCGCGGCTTGCGTTGCTCGCGGTGATTCTGGTGGCACCCTTGATGCTCGAGCGCATTCGTTCGCTCGAAGACACCCGCGCCCGGCAGATCGCGCAGGCCACGATTGAATTCACCACCGTCGCAAGGCACAGCGCCGACGCGCAGCGCGAGGTGATCTCGTCGGTCGAGACCATCCTGAAGTCGGAAGCTTTCATCCGCGCCTCCGCCGGCGGCGTCAGCAAGAGCTGCGACGTGCTGCGCGCGAGCCTGCCGTCGAATCTGCCCTGGATCCGTACGCTTCTGATCGCAGGCCAGGACGGACGCATCCAATGCGCCACCAACAACATGTATGTCGGCCTCGACCTCAGCGACCGGCCGTATTTTCAGCAGGCCCAGGAAACCGGCCGCTTCGTGCTGAGCGATTTCATCCTGTCGCGCCCGGTGCAGACGCCAACCGTCATGGCGGTCTACCCGGTGTCCGCCTTCAGCGGCGTCGCCGATGCCGTCGTGCTCGCCACGGTCAACCTCGACTGGATGTCGAAGGTGATGAGCAATCTGGGCGGCCGCGCCGGCATCACCGCCGTGCTGGTCGACAGCGCAGGCACCGTGCTGGCCGCGCCGGCCGACCAGCACAGCGCGGTCGGCCGTCCGCTCGACAACATGCCGCTGATGTCCGCCATCGCCGACCGGGCGCTGCGCTCAGACCAGGACGAGGGCGCGCTGTCTTTCCTCGCCGCCGACGGCTCGCGCCGCGCGGTCAGCTACATCCGCATCGCGGGCACCAATGCCCGCCTGATCGCCAGCATCGACGAGGACAAGGTGTCCGCGGCGGTCAGCCGCGACATCCGCACCGCCTATCTCCAGCTCGCTTTCGTCGTGGTGTTCGTCCTGCTCGGCGCGCTGATCGCTGCCGAGAAGCTCGTCATCAAGCCGATCGAGATGCTGGTCGACATGGCCAAGCGTCTCGGCGAGGGCGATCTGTCGGCCCGCGCGGCGCGCAATCGCCTGCCGGCCGAGTTCGTGCCGCTGGCCCGCGCGTTCAACGCGATGGCCGCGCAACTGAGCCAGCGCGAACGCGAGCTGATCGCGAGCAACGACCGGCTGACGGTGATGGCCTCGATCGACATGCTCTCGGGCCTTGCCAACCGCCGCGGCTTCCAGAGCCGGCTCGACTTCGAATGGATGCGCGCGCAGCAATATGGCAGCGACCTCGCGCTGCTGATGATCGACGTCGACCATTTCAAGCTGTTCAACGACACCTATGGTCATCTCGAAGGCGATTCCTGCCTGACCAGGCTCGGCGAATCGCTGTCCGGCATCGCCGCCGACACGATGGGCTTTGCGGCGCGCTATGGCGGCGAGGAATTCTGCCTGCTGCTGCCGAACACCGATGTGAACAGCGCCGTGAAAATCGGCGAACAGGTGCGCGCGGCGGTGCTGAAACTGTGCCTGCCGCACATCACCTCGGCCCATATGATCGTCACCGTCTCGATCGGCGTTGCCGCGACGAAGCCCAACGAGGCCTTGCGTCCCGGCGATTTGATCGAAGCCGCCGACGCCGCGCTCTACGCCGCCAAGCACCGTGGCCGCAACAATGTCGTCGAGCACGGCATCCAGGCGATCGAGAGCGGCGCGGCTGATATGATGATGGCGGGCTAA
- a CDS encoding YggS family pyridoxal phosphate-dependent enzyme, translated as MTDENAAPVTGHSPNALAAVEAEIARACKDARRDRASVTLIAVSKTFAADAIIPIIDAGQRVFGENRVQEAKGKWPALTSVYPGIALHLIGPLQSNKAKEAVALFDAIHSVDRPSICQALAKEIKSQNKHPQLFVQINTGEEPQKAGIAPGEADAFLASCRDTYGLTISGLMCIPPVDEPPAAHFALTAKIAARNGLTNLSMGMSADFATAIMLGATHVRVGSAIFGHR; from the coding sequence ATGACAGATGAAAACGCCGCGCCGGTAACCGGCCATTCACCAAACGCGCTTGCCGCGGTCGAAGCCGAAATTGCACGCGCCTGCAAGGATGCGCGGCGCGATCGCGCCTCCGTGACGCTGATCGCCGTGTCCAAGACGTTCGCCGCGGACGCCATTATCCCGATCATCGACGCCGGACAGCGCGTATTCGGTGAGAATCGGGTGCAGGAGGCCAAAGGCAAGTGGCCCGCGTTAACGTCTGTTTACCCCGGCATCGCGCTGCATCTGATCGGACCGTTGCAATCCAACAAGGCGAAAGAGGCGGTCGCGCTGTTCGATGCCATCCACTCGGTGGACCGTCCGAGCATTTGCCAAGCGTTAGCCAAGGAAATCAAATCACAGAACAAGCACCCGCAGCTCTTCGTCCAGATCAACACCGGCGAGGAGCCGCAGAAGGCCGGCATCGCGCCCGGAGAGGCCGACGCCTTCCTCGCCAGCTGCCGCGACACCTATGGGCTGACGATATCGGGCTTGATGTGCATCCCGCCGGTCGACGAACCGCCGGCCGCGCATTTCGCGCTGACCGCCAAGATCGCCGCGCGCAATGGATTGACCAATCTCTCGATGGGCATGAGCGCGGATTTCGCCACCGCAATCATGCTGGGTGCCACCCATGTGCGGGTGGGAAGTGCGATCTTCGGGCACAGGTGA
- a CDS encoding 2-keto-4-pentenoate hydratase: MLDKDQIAAASRVLVQHWRDGSKLDALEAPVRPQSRIEGYAIQAALETQSLGELFGWKIAATSVSGQQHINVTGPLAGRIMSDTVIADGGTASMKGNEMRVGEPEFTFRMGRDLPPRPASYTVDEVLSAVDSFHPAIEIPDSRFGDFASAGEAQLIADNACAHLFVLGEATAANWRTMDLVEERPQITVRGERYVGHGKNVLGDPRVALAWLANELSGLGITLRAGQVVTTGTCHPPLPIAAGDHMTVDFGVLGTVAVGFV; the protein is encoded by the coding sequence ATGCTCGACAAGGATCAGATCGCGGCCGCATCGCGCGTGCTCGTTCAACATTGGCGCGACGGCTCCAAGCTTGACGCGCTGGAGGCTCCGGTGCGACCGCAGAGCCGAATCGAGGGCTACGCCATCCAAGCTGCGCTCGAAACCCAGTCTCTGGGAGAATTGTTCGGCTGGAAGATCGCAGCCACGAGCGTATCAGGACAGCAGCACATCAATGTCACCGGACCGCTGGCCGGTCGCATCATGAGCGACACGGTCATCGCCGACGGAGGGACTGCGTCGATGAAGGGCAACGAGATGCGCGTGGGCGAGCCTGAATTCACCTTCCGCATGGGACGCGACCTGCCGCCGCGCCCAGCGTCGTACACCGTCGACGAGGTGCTGTCCGCCGTCGACAGCTTCCATCCCGCGATCGAGATTCCCGATTCGCGCTTTGGCGATTTCGCCAGCGCCGGCGAGGCGCAGCTCATCGCCGACAATGCCTGCGCGCATCTGTTCGTGCTGGGCGAGGCGACGGCTGCGAACTGGCGTACGATGGATCTCGTCGAGGAGCGGCCGCAGATCACGGTGCGCGGCGAGCGTTATGTCGGTCACGGCAAGAACGTGCTCGGCGATCCCCGCGTCGCGCTCGCCTGGCTCGCCAATGAGCTCTCCGGGCTCGGCATCACCTTGCGGGCAGGGCAGGTGGTGACGACCGGCACGTGCCATCCACCGCTGCCGATTGCGGCCGGCGATCACATGACGGTGGACTTTGGGGTGTTGGGGACGGTGGCGGTGGGGTTCGTGTAG
- a CDS encoding L,D-transpeptidase — protein MNRSAGPLRTIRVKPAAGNPRRGWLIAGSLTIPVALGRGGILANKREGDGGTPRGSFRPRRLWWRGDRHSRPQSFLPARTITAADAWCEDPKDRHYNQGIRLSEGQGGDRLKRTDHLYDFIIEIDHNTRPRIAGRGSAVFLHLARDNFGPTAGCVSMTKSAMLQLVRRLGPQTRIIIG, from the coding sequence ATGAATCGAAGTGCCGGACCGCTTCGAACGATCCGCGTTAAGCCTGCCGCCGGCAATCCGCGGCGAGGCTGGCTGATCGCGGGCTCGCTGACCATTCCGGTCGCGCTGGGGCGGGGCGGCATCCTGGCCAACAAGCGCGAGGGCGACGGCGGCACCCCCCGAGGCAGCTTCCGTCCCCGGCGATTGTGGTGGCGGGGCGACCGGCACAGCCGTCCGCAGAGCTTCTTGCCGGCCCGGACCATCACGGCAGCCGACGCCTGGTGCGAGGATCCGAAGGACCGCCATTACAACCAGGGAATCCGGCTGAGCGAGGGGCAGGGCGGCGACCGCCTCAAGCGCACAGATCATCTCTATGACTTCATCATCGAGATCGACCACAATACCAGGCCGCGGATTGCCGGCCGCGGCAGCGCGGTATTTTTGCACCTGGCCCGCGACAATTTCGGCCCGACTGCGGGCTGCGTCTCGATGACGAAATCTGCGATGCTGCAATTGGTTCGGCGCCTGGGCCCACAAACAAGAATCATCATCGGGTGA
- a CDS encoding response regulator transcription factor has product MANARKILIVDDDTDLRDTLVEQLSLHEEFEASAVDTGAKGASAAKANAPDLVLMDVGLPDTDGREVVRSLRKGGFKAPIIMLTGHDTDSDTILGLESGANDYVAKPFRFAVLLARIRAQLRQHEASEDAVFSVGPYSFRPGSKMLTAANARKVRLTEKETAILRFLYRAGQMPVSRETLLQEVWGYNSGVTTHTLETHIYRLRQKIEKDAANPEILVTEAGGYKLVP; this is encoded by the coding sequence ATGGCCAATGCCCGCAAGATCCTGATCGTGGATGACGATACCGATCTGCGCGATACGTTGGTGGAGCAATTATCGCTACACGAAGAATTTGAGGCCTCCGCCGTCGATACCGGCGCCAAGGGCGCGAGCGCCGCCAAGGCCAATGCCCCCGATCTCGTTCTGATGGATGTCGGCCTGCCGGACACCGACGGCCGTGAGGTGGTCCGCTCCCTGCGCAAGGGTGGCTTCAAGGCTCCGATCATCATGCTGACCGGTCACGACACCGATTCCGATACGATTTTGGGGCTGGAATCCGGCGCCAACGACTATGTGGCAAAGCCCTTCCGCTTCGCCGTCCTGCTGGCCCGCATCCGCGCCCAGCTCCGCCAGCACGAGGCCAGCGAGGACGCGGTGTTCTCGGTCGGCCCCTACTCCTTCCGTCCCGGCTCGAAAATGCTCACCGCGGCCAATGCCCGCAAGGTGCGCCTGACGGAGAAGGAAACCGCCATCCTCCGCTTCCTCTACCGCGCCGGCCAGATGCCGGTCTCGCGCGAGACCCTGCTCCAGGAGGTCTGGGGCTATAATTCCGGCGTCACCACCCACACGCTGGAAACCCACATCTACCGCCTGCGCCAGAAGATCGAGAAGGACGCCGCCAACCCGGAAATCCTGGTCACGGAAGCCGGTGGCTACAAGCTGGTGCCGTGA
- a CDS encoding cyclic nucleotide-binding domain-containing protein, with the protein MSIDDDVALLERVPTLRLLGDASLRMLAIGSEQRDFVRGDTLFNLGDDADAGFVVQRGAFRVDDGAGAEMIAGPGALIGELALVVPMKRPSSAIALEHSSVIRVARSLFQRVLESDPAAAVRLRDEFAVRSSQIASDILMAGAKLTS; encoded by the coding sequence ATGTCAATCGACGACGACGTAGCGCTTCTCGAGCGAGTCCCGACACTGCGCCTGTTGGGCGACGCCTCGTTGCGCATGCTGGCGATCGGGTCCGAGCAGCGTGACTTCGTCCGCGGCGACACCCTGTTCAATCTCGGCGACGACGCCGATGCCGGCTTCGTGGTCCAGCGCGGCGCGTTCCGGGTCGACGACGGCGCCGGCGCCGAAATGATCGCCGGTCCCGGCGCGCTGATCGGCGAGCTCGCGCTGGTGGTGCCGATGAAGCGTCCGTCGAGCGCGATCGCTCTGGAGCACTCCTCCGTCATCCGCGTCGCCCGCAGCCTGTTCCAGCGCGTGCTCGAGAGTGACCCCGCTGCTGCCGTTCGCCTGCGCGATGAATTCGCGGTGCGCTCGAGCCAGATCGCGAGCGACATCTTGATGGCGGGCGCGAAGCTGACGTCCTGA
- the xth gene encoding exodeoxyribonuclease III gives MRFSLTTWNINSVRLRIDLVAKFLKSARPDVLCLQETKCIDDAFPLKRFKRLGYEHVALNGQKGYHGVAIVSKIPFESKDIRTFCDKVDSRHISVSFGEKANIAKPLVLHNFYVPAGGDIPDPAVNEKFDHKLRFLDEMKACEPLHPRGEDRHILVGDLNVAPHENDVWSHKQLLKVVSHTPVETEKLQAALEAGEWVDVARDRIPMSEKVYTWWSYRSADWTVGDRGRRLDHIWVSRALKDAVSDFKILRDARSWERPSDHVPVTVTLDV, from the coding sequence ATGCGTTTTTCCCTGACAACCTGGAACATCAATTCGGTGCGGCTGCGCATCGATCTGGTCGCGAAATTCCTCAAAAGCGCGCGGCCCGACGTGCTGTGCCTGCAGGAGACCAAGTGCATCGACGATGCCTTCCCGCTGAAGCGCTTCAAGCGACTCGGCTATGAGCACGTCGCGCTGAACGGGCAGAAGGGCTATCACGGCGTCGCCATCGTCTCGAAGATTCCGTTCGAGTCAAAGGACATCCGTACCTTCTGCGACAAGGTGGATTCGCGCCACATCTCCGTTTCGTTCGGCGAGAAGGCGAATATCGCAAAGCCGCTGGTGCTGCATAATTTCTACGTGCCCGCCGGCGGCGACATTCCCGATCCCGCGGTGAACGAGAAGTTCGATCACAAGCTTCGCTTCCTCGACGAGATGAAGGCGTGCGAGCCGCTGCATCCGCGCGGAGAGGATCGCCACATCCTGGTCGGCGATCTCAACGTCGCCCCGCACGAGAACGACGTGTGGTCGCACAAGCAGCTGCTGAAGGTCGTCTCGCACACGCCTGTCGAAACGGAAAAGCTCCAGGCCGCGCTCGAGGCCGGCGAATGGGTCGACGTCGCACGTGACCGCATTCCGATGTCCGAGAAGGTCTACACGTGGTGGAGCTATCGCTCCGCCGACTGGACCGTCGGCGATCGCGGCCGCAGGCTCGACCACATCTGGGTGTCGCGCGCATTGAAGGATGCCGTCAGCGATTTCAAAATCCTGCGCGATGCGCGGAGCTGGGAGCGGCCGTCCGACCATGTGCCCGTGACGGTGACGCTGGACGTATAA
- a CDS encoding transposase has translation MIIRPRYVGIDVSKRYLDIFDESLGVPERIANAPQAITQIAARWRCDVLVVFEATGVYDLELREALSQAGIRFARINPARARDFARASGQLAKTDPIDARMLASFARAMQPAAEQAANPARNALAGLAKRRDQLVLMRAQEKNRRSEAEDRAMADRIGRLIEVLDNEIAAIEADISALIKTEPEVSDDAQLMRSLPGVGPVTCMQLIAQMPELGKVGPKQVAALAGLAPFNVDSGAYRGKRKIVGGRKRVRDALYMAALNAVRRADPFKAFYARLRQARKPAKLALIAVARKLLTVLNAIIRDRKPYLYTRPAMRRTATRCVASGTRDGTSPAPGRNW, from the coding sequence ATGATCATACGCCCTCGTTACGTCGGAATCGACGTCTCCAAACGATATCTCGATATCTTCGATGAGAGCCTGGGCGTGCCGGAGCGCATCGCCAACGCGCCGCAGGCCATCACACAGATCGCGGCGCGTTGGCGCTGCGATGTGCTGGTCGTCTTTGAAGCCACGGGCGTCTATGACCTTGAGCTTCGTGAGGCGCTCAGCCAGGCCGGCATCCGCTTTGCCCGGATCAACCCGGCCCGGGCCCGGGACTTTGCGCGCGCCAGCGGCCAGCTCGCCAAGACCGACCCGATCGATGCCCGGATGCTGGCGAGCTTTGCCCGGGCCATGCAGCCTGCCGCTGAGCAGGCTGCCAATCCTGCCCGCAATGCCCTGGCGGGGCTTGCAAAACGGCGGGATCAACTGGTTCTCATGCGTGCCCAGGAGAAGAACAGGCGCAGCGAGGCCGAGGACCGCGCCATGGCCGATCGCATCGGTCGGCTCATTGAAGTCCTCGACAATGAGATCGCCGCAATCGAGGCCGATATTAGCGCACTGATCAAGACTGAGCCGGAGGTCTCCGATGATGCGCAGTTGATGCGGTCACTTCCCGGCGTGGGCCCCGTAACCTGCATGCAGCTGATCGCGCAGATGCCGGAACTCGGAAAAGTGGGACCGAAGCAGGTGGCCGCGCTCGCCGGCCTGGCTCCCTTCAACGTCGACAGCGGCGCTTACCGCGGCAAGCGGAAGATCGTCGGGGGCCGAAAGCGCGTCCGCGATGCCCTCTACATGGCCGCTCTCAATGCGGTCCGCCGGGCCGATCCATTCAAGGCCTTCTACGCTCGACTGCGACAGGCCCGTAAACCTGCCAAGCTCGCTCTCATTGCCGTTGCCAGGAAGCTGTTGACGGTCCTCAACGCCATCATCCGCGATCGAAAGCCGTACCTGTACACTAGACCGGCTATGCGCCGCACCGCTACGCGCTGCGTCGCGTCCGGGACACGAGACGGGACTAGCCCGGCGCCGGGCCGTAATTGGTGA
- a CDS encoding outer membrane lipoprotein carrier protein LolA, which translates to MAGVLLVTAAMVTATSFAQTVPVPKPAPKGRDGAQSGGSGPAVTGATQTPPNPVIPDPRRNVPSSIFQTFDANQKAQAAKVSAYLSSLSTLVGNFVQVGPDGSKTQGDFYIQKPGKVRFEYDAPSPIDIVADGSSLVVRDRKLATQDVYPLSQTPLRFLLSDRIDLMKDTNVVGVSADDVFVSVTIEEKQALVGTSRLLLMFGAKDGQLKQWTVTDPQGYDTTIAVYNLDSSKKLDPGMFKIDFTNYGPAPG; encoded by the coding sequence GTGGCCGGCGTGCTGCTCGTCACTGCCGCGATGGTGACCGCGACGTCGTTCGCGCAGACCGTGCCGGTGCCGAAGCCCGCGCCGAAGGGCCGTGATGGTGCTCAATCCGGGGGCAGTGGACCCGCTGTCACCGGCGCGACGCAGACGCCGCCGAATCCAGTGATCCCCGATCCGCGCCGCAACGTGCCGAGCAGCATCTTCCAGACCTTCGATGCCAACCAGAAGGCGCAGGCGGCCAAGGTCAGCGCCTATCTCTCGTCGCTTTCGACGCTGGTCGGGAATTTCGTCCAGGTCGGCCCCGACGGCAGCAAGACGCAGGGCGATTTCTACATCCAGAAGCCGGGCAAGGTGCGCTTCGAATATGACGCGCCGAGCCCGATCGACATCGTCGCGGACGGATCGTCGCTGGTGGTGCGCGACCGCAAGCTCGCGACCCAGGACGTCTATCCGCTGTCGCAGACGCCGCTGCGCTTCCTGTTGTCCGACCGCATCGACCTGATGAAGGACACCAATGTCGTTGGCGTCTCGGCCGACGACGTCTTCGTCAGCGTCACCATCGAGGAGAAGCAGGCGCTGGTCGGCACCAGCCGCCTGCTCTTGATGTTCGGCGCCAAGGACGGCCAGCTCAAGCAGTGGACCGTCACCGATCCGCAGGGCTACGACACCACGATCGCGGTCTACAATCTGGATTCGAGCAAGAAGCTCGATCCCGGCATGTTCAAGATCGATTTCACCAATTACGGCCCGGCGCCGGGCTAG